The Sinomicrobium kalidii genome contains a region encoding:
- a CDS encoding SusC/RagA family TonB-linked outer membrane protein codes for MKQITRLLQGIWCILLVNLVSTAALHAHDTSRSGEIQQGITGQVTSAADGQPLPGASVLIKGTSQGVVTDFDGNYALAAGDPDAVLVFSYVGFKTTEVPVNGRDVINISLEEDLAQLDEVVVVGYGTQKRSDVTGAVVSVPKERLSNLPVTNVSQAIQGTTAGLNINQNSSVPGSTGEIQIRGVNSINANTSPFIVVDGSPFFGSTNDINPGDIESIEILKDASAVAIYGTRGSNGVILITTKRGLSGKPRISYNGYAGLESLSHKLKPRGPEAYVQKYAEYMRARGLEQTDVLPNTFEIDNYNAGITTDWLDAVTQTGVIQEHNISVSGGTEKTKYYVSGGYLDQEGVIKGYQFNRVSLRTNLDMEITDYLKVGTSAFFTANNYDGGRANFLFATAMSPYSQVYDDEGNYEIYPMSPEQLFENPMLGLTTDREERDKNLTGNVYAELTPGFIDGLKYRLNVSYVHRPGRLATYSGRAANDNNGTAYIRNTEENNWVIENILTWNKDFGKHHIDVTALYSAQENEYFASAVDAVGFVNDELSFNNISAASNISAGFIADNVPRGSYSWQSTLLSQMGRINYSYDSRYLLTLTARRDGYSAFGANTDKYGVFPSLALGWNIHNENFLSGSDKVNQLKLRFSYGETGNQAVGVNQSVTTANTVLYPFGGATSVGALAGRIGNPNLNWETTASGNIGLDFGFFGNRVRGSIEAYKSKTRDILLERNIPSASGYESVWDNLGEMQNTGLEITLNTVNIQTDDFSWETSVNFSTNKNKILEIYGDGEDDIANRWFIGKPLQAIYDYRMVGIWQEGEDPSGWDPTAQPGDIKFADLNGDGIIDPENDRTYLGTSLPKWYGGLTNTFRYKNFHLSVFLQTAQGGLKNNSDMSYADEAGRRNTPAEVGYWTPENQSDKWPSLRYTNTRGYGYPRDNSYVRIKDVRLSYSVPSSFLETYGVNNLTFYVAGRNLYTFTDWIGWDPENDHDGRGADNWENNYPLTRAISFGLNLSL; via the coding sequence ATGAAACAAATCACAAGACTATTGCAGGGCATTTGGTGTATACTGCTCGTAAACCTGGTTTCAACAGCAGCACTTCATGCCCATGATACTTCCCGTAGCGGAGAAATTCAGCAGGGCATAACCGGACAGGTGACCTCTGCAGCAGATGGCCAGCCGCTTCCGGGGGCCTCCGTGCTGATTAAGGGGACTTCCCAGGGGGTAGTCACCGATTTTGACGGTAACTATGCACTGGCAGCAGGTGACCCCGACGCGGTACTCGTATTTTCCTATGTGGGTTTTAAAACCACTGAAGTACCTGTTAATGGCCGGGATGTTATCAATATTTCCCTGGAAGAAGACCTGGCACAGCTCGATGAGGTTGTAGTGGTGGGATACGGTACGCAGAAACGGTCGGATGTAACGGGAGCGGTGGTTTCCGTGCCTAAGGAACGTCTCTCCAATCTTCCGGTAACCAATGTTTCCCAGGCCATACAAGGGACTACAGCAGGACTTAATATCAACCAAAATTCATCCGTTCCCGGTAGTACGGGAGAGATACAGATTCGGGGGGTAAATTCCATTAATGCCAACACCAGTCCGTTTATAGTGGTGGACGGCTCTCCTTTTTTCGGTTCTACCAATGATATTAACCCCGGAGATATCGAATCCATAGAAATACTAAAGGATGCTTCAGCCGTAGCTATTTATGGTACACGGGGCTCCAACGGAGTGATACTGATCACTACCAAAAGGGGGCTGTCCGGGAAACCCAGGATCAGTTATAACGGGTACGCAGGGTTGGAAAGTTTATCTCATAAGTTGAAACCAAGAGGCCCTGAAGCTTATGTGCAAAAATATGCCGAATATATGCGTGCCAGGGGACTGGAGCAGACCGATGTACTTCCCAATACCTTCGAGATAGACAACTATAATGCCGGGATCACTACAGACTGGCTCGATGCCGTAACCCAGACAGGGGTTATCCAGGAACACAATATCAGCGTGTCCGGCGGAACGGAGAAAACAAAATATTACGTGTCCGGTGGTTACCTGGACCAGGAAGGTGTTATAAAGGGCTATCAGTTTAACAGGGTGAGCCTGCGTACCAATCTCGATATGGAGATCACCGATTATTTAAAAGTAGGGACCTCTGCCTTTTTTACAGCCAATAACTACGATGGGGGAAGGGCAAACTTTCTCTTCGCCACCGCTATGAGTCCGTATTCGCAGGTCTATGACGACGAAGGCAATTATGAAATATATCCCATGTCTCCCGAGCAGTTGTTTGAAAACCCCATGCTGGGCCTTACAACAGACCGCGAGGAAAGGGATAAGAACCTTACCGGGAATGTTTACGCCGAACTTACACCGGGTTTTATAGACGGTCTTAAATACAGGCTCAATGTGTCTTATGTACATCGCCCGGGCCGTCTGGCTACTTATTCCGGACGTGCGGCCAATGATAATAACGGTACGGCCTACATAAGAAATACCGAGGAAAACAACTGGGTCATTGAAAACATACTTACCTGGAACAAGGATTTTGGCAAACACCACATCGATGTTACTGCGCTGTACAGCGCTCAGGAAAATGAGTATTTTGCTTCGGCTGTGGATGCTGTGGGATTTGTAAATGATGAATTGTCTTTTAATAATATCAGTGCGGCTTCCAATATCAGTGCAGGCTTTATTGCCGATAATGTGCCGAGAGGTTCTTACAGCTGGCAATCTACATTACTTTCACAGATGGGGAGGATAAATTACTCATATGATAGCCGCTATTTGCTAACACTGACAGCCAGGAGGGACGGTTATTCCGCTTTCGGGGCCAATACAGATAAATACGGGGTATTCCCTTCCCTGGCATTGGGATGGAACATTCACAATGAAAACTTCCTGTCCGGTTCCGATAAGGTCAACCAGTTAAAATTGCGCTTTTCTTACGGAGAAACGGGAAACCAGGCCGTTGGGGTTAACCAGAGTGTTACTACGGCCAACACCGTTCTTTATCCCTTTGGAGGAGCAACCTCAGTGGGAGCCCTGGCGGGGAGAATAGGAAACCCCAACCTGAATTGGGAAACCACGGCTTCAGGAAATATAGGACTGGACTTCGGCTTTTTCGGAAACCGGGTACGCGGAAGCATAGAAGCATATAAAAGCAAAACCAGGGATATATTGCTTGAACGTAATATCCCCAGTGCCAGCGGGTACGAATCGGTGTGGGATAACCTCGGTGAAATGCAGAATACCGGTCTGGAAATAACGCTGAATACGGTAAACATACAAACCGATGATTTCAGCTGGGAAACCAGTGTCAATTTTTCTACGAACAAGAACAAGATACTGGAAATATACGGCGACGGCGAAGATGATATTGCTAACAGGTGGTTTATAGGTAAACCATTACAAGCCATATACGATTACAGGATGGTGGGAATATGGCAGGAAGGTGAAGATCCCTCCGGATGGGACCCTACCGCACAGCCCGGAGATATCAAATTTGCCGATCTCAACGGAGACGGTATTATAGACCCGGAAAACGACAGGACCTATCTCGGAACTTCCCTGCCCAAATGGTATGGCGGACTCACCAATACTTTCCGTTATAAAAACTTTCACCTGAGCGTGTTTTTACAAACCGCCCAGGGAGGGTTAAAGAACAACTCGGATATGAGTTATGCCGATGAAGCAGGACGCAGGAACACCCCGGCAGAGGTAGGGTATTGGACGCCCGAAAACCAGAGCGATAAATGGCCGTCCTTGCGATATACTAACACAAGGGGCTACGGTTATCCCAGAGATAACAGCTATGTACGCATAAAAGACGTGAGGTTGAGCTATTCCGTCCCGTCTTCCTTCCTGGAGACCTACGGAGTTAACAATTTAACCTTCTATGTGGCCGGTAGAAATCTTTACACGTTTACCGACTGGATAGGATGGGACCCGGAAAACGATCACGATGGCAGGGGGGCTGATAATTGGGAGAATAACTATCCCTTGACAAGAGCGATCTCTTTCGGACTGAACCTGTCATTATAA